The Amycolatopsis sp. DG1A-15b genome window below encodes:
- the ruvA gene encoding Holliday junction branch migration protein RuvA, with protein MISSVRGEVLSVGLDHVVVEVGGVGFAVQATPATLATLRRGEEARLHTALVVREDSLTLFGFADADARELFGLLQTVSGIGPRLALATLAVLDPGKLRAALVEGNITVLTSVPGIGRKGAERLTLELRDKVTALGGTGDAPAVTAPGALRAEVVEALAGLGFPAKQAEQAVDKVLADGDGHTTASVLRAALATLGRKR; from the coding sequence ATGATCTCGTCGGTACGCGGAGAAGTCCTGTCGGTCGGCCTCGACCACGTCGTGGTCGAGGTCGGCGGGGTCGGCTTCGCCGTGCAGGCCACCCCGGCGACGCTGGCGACCCTGCGCCGCGGCGAAGAGGCCCGGTTGCACACCGCGCTGGTCGTCCGCGAGGACTCGCTGACGTTGTTCGGCTTCGCCGACGCCGACGCCCGGGAGCTGTTCGGGCTGCTGCAGACGGTGTCCGGGATCGGGCCGCGGCTCGCACTGGCCACCCTCGCCGTGCTCGACCCCGGCAAGCTGCGGGCCGCGCTGGTCGAAGGCAACATCACCGTGCTCACCTCGGTGCCCGGCATCGGCCGCAAGGGCGCCGAACGGCTCACCCTCGAACTGCGCGACAAGGTCACCGCACTCGGCGGCACCGGCGACGCGCCCGCCGTCACCGCCCCCGGCGCCCTGCGTGCCGAGGTCGTCGAGGCGCTGGCCGGGCTCGGGTTCCCGGCCAAGCAGGCCGAGCAGGCCGTGGACAAGGTCCTCGCCGACGGCGACGGCCACACCACGGCCAGCGTGCTGCGCGCCGCCCTGGCCACCCTCGGCCGGAAGCGGTAG
- a CDS encoding DUF4262 domain-containing protein yields the protein MCAVTSTTPAAAAADITAELSAEELRLIEWIEGQAKERGNAVINVAADDEGAGYSFTACAWALHNVPEAVVVGLPGQMGQVLLDAYVDRAANGEIFEVGRRYDDFFEGVPVVLERVNKGHYPEYFGTAFLIYPDGDFPALQLIVATPEGKFPWHPDAPEGFARWQLVLTESGVPESWTPGVDGP from the coding sequence ATGTGCGCCGTGACCTCGACGACCCCCGCCGCCGCTGCCGCCGACATCACCGCCGAACTGTCCGCGGAAGAACTGCGCCTCATCGAATGGATCGAGGGGCAGGCGAAGGAGCGCGGCAACGCCGTCATCAACGTCGCCGCCGACGACGAGGGGGCCGGGTACAGCTTCACCGCCTGCGCGTGGGCGCTGCACAACGTGCCGGAGGCCGTCGTGGTCGGGCTGCCCGGCCAGATGGGGCAGGTGCTGCTCGACGCCTACGTCGACCGCGCCGCCAACGGCGAGATCTTCGAGGTCGGCAGGCGCTACGACGACTTCTTCGAAGGCGTCCCGGTGGTCCTCGAGCGCGTCAACAAGGGGCATTACCCCGAGTACTTCGGCACGGCGTTCCTCATCTACCCGGACGGCGACTTCCCGGCGCTGCAGCTGATCGTCGCGACCCCGGAGGGCAAGTTCCCCTGGCACCCGGACGCGCCCGAGGGGTTCGCGCGGTGGCAGCTGGTGCTGACCGAGAGCGGCGTCCCGGAGAGCTGGACCCCCGGCGTCGACGGCCCCTAG
- a CDS encoding AzlD domain-containing protein has product MDGTELLIATGVLALGTFAFRFAGPALRSRVKLTPKAERLMALAAVVLLAALVAVSALTEGHGFAGIARPAGVLVAGVLAWRKAPFALVVVAAAATAALLRLAGVP; this is encoded by the coding sequence ATGGACGGGACGGAACTGCTGATCGCCACGGGGGTGCTGGCGCTCGGGACGTTCGCGTTCCGGTTCGCGGGGCCGGCACTGCGCAGCCGCGTGAAGCTCACGCCGAAGGCCGAGCGGCTGATGGCCCTGGCGGCGGTGGTGCTGCTGGCGGCGCTGGTCGCGGTCAGCGCACTGACCGAGGGACACGGGTTCGCGGGCATCGCCCGGCCGGCGGGGGTCCTGGTGGCGGGGGTGCTGGCGTGGCGGAAGGCCCCGTTCGCGCTGGTGGTGGTGGCCGCCGCGGCGACGGCGGCGTTGCTGAGGCTGGCCGGAGTGCCCTGA
- a CDS encoding XRE family transcriptional regulator — translation MSQEATGAPLEIIAASLRRERTRAGLSLTEVARRAGLAKSTLSQLESGTGNPSVETLWALGVALDVPFSRLVEPERPKVRVVRAGKGPTVFAEHADYACTLLSACPTGARRDIYVVRGEPGTPRRSDPHMTGVVEHIVLCAGRARIGVMDAPEELLPGDYICYPGDVPHIFEALEPGTYGVEISEYI, via the coding sequence ATGTCTCAGGAAGCCACCGGGGCGCCGCTGGAGATCATCGCGGCGTCGCTGCGCCGCGAACGGACCCGCGCAGGGCTTTCCCTGACCGAGGTCGCACGCCGCGCCGGCCTGGCCAAGTCGACGCTCTCGCAGCTCGAGTCGGGCACCGGCAACCCGAGCGTCGAGACGCTCTGGGCCCTCGGCGTCGCTCTCGACGTACCCTTTTCCCGGCTCGTCGAACCGGAACGGCCCAAAGTCAGGGTGGTCCGCGCGGGCAAGGGACCGACGGTCTTCGCCGAGCACGCCGACTACGCGTGCACGCTCCTGTCGGCCTGCCCCACCGGCGCCCGCCGCGACATCTACGTCGTCCGCGGCGAGCCGGGCACGCCCCGGCGCTCCGATCCGCACATGACCGGGGTGGTCGAGCACATCGTGCTCTGTGCCGGCCGGGCCCGCATCGGCGTCATGGACGCCCCGGAGGAGCTCCTGCCCGGCGACTACATCTGCTACCCCGGCGACGTCCCGCACATCTTCGAAGCCCTCGAACCGGGCACGTACGGCGTCGAGATCTCCGAATACATCTGA
- the ruvB gene encoding Holliday junction branch migration DNA helicase RuvB, with protein sequence MEYEAVEEEEALSAWAQTGEENVEGTLRPRKLDEFVGQPRVREQLELVLESARRRGVPPDHVLLSGPPGLGKTSMAMIVAAELGAAIRITSGPALERAGDLAAMLSNLAPGDVLFIDEIHRIARPAEEMLYLAMEDFRVDVVVGKGPGATSIPLEIAPFTLVGATTRSGSLTGPLRDRFGFTGQMEFYTDAELELVVRRAATILDIPIDRDGCAEIAGRSRGTPRIANRLLRRVRDYAEVRADGKVTLEVARAALAVYDVDELGLDRLDRAVLTALTRSFGGGPVGISTLAVAVGEEATTVEEVCEPYLVRAGMLARTPRGRVATATAWEHLGMVPPADLPGRPDQGGPSLFEQD encoded by the coding sequence ATGGAGTATGAAGCCGTGGAGGAAGAAGAAGCCCTCTCGGCGTGGGCCCAGACCGGCGAAGAGAACGTCGAAGGCACGCTGCGGCCGCGCAAGCTCGACGAGTTCGTCGGCCAGCCGCGCGTGCGCGAGCAGCTGGAGCTGGTGCTGGAGAGCGCGCGCCGCCGCGGCGTGCCGCCCGATCACGTCCTGCTGTCCGGGCCGCCCGGCCTGGGCAAGACGTCGATGGCGATGATCGTCGCGGCCGAGCTGGGCGCGGCCATCCGGATCACCTCCGGCCCGGCCCTCGAGCGGGCCGGCGACCTCGCCGCGATGCTGTCCAACCTCGCGCCCGGCGACGTCCTGTTCATCGACGAGATCCACCGGATCGCCCGTCCCGCCGAGGAGATGCTCTACCTCGCGATGGAGGACTTCCGGGTCGACGTCGTCGTCGGCAAGGGCCCGGGCGCCACCAGCATCCCGCTGGAAATCGCCCCGTTCACGCTGGTCGGCGCGACCACCCGGTCCGGCTCGCTGACCGGCCCGCTGCGGGACCGCTTCGGCTTCACCGGCCAGATGGAGTTCTACACCGACGCCGAGCTGGAGCTGGTCGTCCGCCGGGCCGCGACGATCCTCGACATCCCGATCGACCGCGACGGCTGCGCCGAGATCGCCGGCCGCTCGCGGGGCACGCCCCGGATCGCGAACCGGCTGCTGCGGCGCGTCCGCGACTACGCCGAGGTCCGCGCCGACGGCAAGGTGACCCTCGAAGTCGCCCGCGCCGCGCTGGCCGTCTACGACGTCGACGAGCTGGGTCTCGACCGGCTCGACCGGGCCGTGCTCACCGCGCTGACCAGGTCGTTCGGCGGCGGGCCGGTGGGTATTTCGACGCTGGCGGTCGCCGTGGGGGAGGAGGCGACCACCGTGGAAGAGGTCTGCGAGCCCTACCTCGTGCGCGCCGGTATGCTCGCCCGCACCCCGCGCGGCCGCGTCGCGACCGCGACCGCGTGGGAACACCTCGGCATGGTGCCGCCCGCGGACCTCCCGGGGCGCCCGGACCAGGGCGGGCCGTCGCTGTTCGAGCAGGACTGA
- a CDS encoding YebC/PmpR family DNA-binding transcriptional regulator, producing MSGHSKWATTKHKKANLDAKRGKLFARLIKNIEVAARTGTGGGDPDGNPTLYDAIQKAKKNSVPQDNIERARKRGAGEEAGGADWQDITYEGYGPNGVAVLIECLTDNKNRAAMEVRTALTRNNGSLADPGSVAYMFNRKGVVIMPKGDATEDDVLMAVLDAGAEEVNDLDESFEIVCEGGDLVPVRKALQEAGFEYESAELTFLPTVNVPLDADGAKKVFKLIDALEDCDDVQNVYANFDVSDEVLAEVG from the coding sequence ATGAGCGGCCACTCCAAGTGGGCCACCACGAAACACAAGAAGGCCAACCTCGACGCGAAGCGCGGCAAGCTCTTCGCGCGGTTGATCAAGAACATCGAGGTGGCCGCCCGCACGGGCACCGGTGGTGGCGACCCGGATGGCAACCCGACGCTCTACGACGCCATCCAGAAGGCGAAGAAGAACTCGGTCCCGCAGGACAACATCGAGCGCGCCCGCAAGCGCGGCGCCGGTGAAGAGGCCGGCGGCGCCGACTGGCAGGACATCACGTACGAGGGCTACGGCCCCAACGGCGTGGCGGTGCTGATCGAGTGCCTCACCGACAACAAGAACCGCGCCGCGATGGAGGTCCGCACCGCGCTCACGCGCAACAACGGCTCCCTCGCCGACCCGGGGTCGGTCGCCTACATGTTCAACCGCAAGGGCGTGGTGATCATGCCGAAGGGCGACGCCACCGAGGACGACGTCCTCATGGCGGTGCTCGACGCCGGCGCCGAAGAGGTCAACGACCTCGACGAGAGCTTCGAAATCGTCTGCGAGGGCGGCGACCTGGTGCCGGTGCGCAAGGCGCTCCAGGAGGCCGGGTTCGAGTACGAGTCGGCGGAGCTCACCTTCCTCCCGACGGTCAACGTCCCCCTCGACGCGGACGGCGCGAAGAAGGTCTTCAAGCTGATCGACGCCCTCGAAGACTGCGACGACGTCCAGAACGTCTACGCGAACTTCGACGTTTCCGACGAGGTGCTCGCCGAAGTCGGCTGA
- the pdxT gene encoding pyridoxal 5'-phosphate synthase glutaminase subunit PdxT, whose translation MSSEPVIGVLAMQGAVREHVAMLAEAGARAVPVRRAGELSEVDGLVLPGGESTTMSRLLESFELLEPLRARIAEGLPAFGSCAGMILLARQTLDGRPDQQQLGGLDVVVRRNAFGRQVDSFEADLDFAQVGGGPVHAVFIRAPWVEKAGDGVEVLATVGGVPGVDEETARIVAVRQGAVLATAFHPELTPDVRVHRLFVDLVRKAG comes from the coding sequence GTGTCGTCGGAACCGGTCATCGGTGTGCTCGCCATGCAGGGTGCCGTGCGCGAGCACGTCGCGATGCTGGCCGAAGCGGGCGCGCGGGCGGTGCCGGTCCGGCGGGCCGGTGAGCTGTCCGAAGTGGACGGTTTGGTGCTGCCCGGTGGCGAGTCCACCACCATGTCGCGGCTGCTGGAGAGCTTCGAGCTGCTGGAACCCCTCCGAGCGCGGATCGCCGAGGGGCTGCCGGCCTTCGGCTCGTGCGCCGGGATGATCCTGCTGGCGCGGCAGACCCTCGACGGGCGGCCCGACCAGCAGCAGCTCGGCGGCCTGGACGTCGTCGTCCGGCGCAACGCCTTCGGCAGGCAGGTCGACTCGTTCGAGGCGGACCTCGACTTCGCCCAGGTCGGCGGCGGGCCGGTGCACGCCGTGTTCATCCGCGCTCCCTGGGTCGAGAAGGCCGGGGACGGCGTCGAGGTGCTGGCCACGGTCGGCGGCGTGCCCGGCGTGGACGAGGAGACCGCTAGGATCGTCGCGGTCCGGCAAGGGGCGGTGCTGGCGACCGCGTTCCACCCGGAACTCACGCCCGACGTGCGGGTGCACCGGCTGTTCGTCGACCTCGTGCGAAAGGCCGGCTGA
- a CDS encoding AzlC family ABC transporter permease, with protein sequence MRSIWRTLDRGLARDIGLVCLADCLVGVSYGAIAVSSGFPLWLPMLMSVVVFAGASQFMFIGIVAAGGNPFAAVLAGLLANARHLPFGFAIGDAVGRRRVTRAFGSHLMSDETVAFAMAQDEAPRRRAAYWACGLGIFVFWNTGVLVGAYAGTAISDTDAFGLDAAFPAVLLALVLPSLRDKAARLPVLIGVLVALAATPFLPAGLPVLLALAGVVAGIAAKEPELEEAR encoded by the coding sequence ATGCGTTCGATATGGCGAACACTCGATCGGGGCCTCGCCCGTGACATCGGCCTGGTCTGTCTCGCCGATTGTCTCGTGGGGGTTTCCTACGGCGCCATCGCGGTGAGCTCCGGCTTCCCGCTGTGGCTGCCGATGCTGATGTCGGTGGTGGTCTTCGCCGGCGCGTCGCAGTTCATGTTCATCGGCATCGTCGCCGCGGGCGGCAACCCGTTCGCGGCGGTGCTGGCCGGCCTGCTGGCCAACGCGCGGCACCTGCCGTTCGGCTTCGCGATCGGCGACGCGGTGGGACGGCGCCGGGTCACCCGCGCGTTCGGCAGCCACCTGATGAGCGACGAGACGGTGGCGTTCGCGATGGCCCAGGACGAAGCCCCGCGCCGCCGCGCGGCCTACTGGGCGTGCGGGCTGGGGATCTTCGTCTTCTGGAACACCGGTGTCCTGGTCGGCGCGTACGCCGGGACGGCGATCAGCGACACCGACGCGTTCGGCCTGGACGCGGCGTTCCCGGCGGTGCTTCTGGCCCTGGTCCTGCCCTCGCTGCGCGACAAGGCGGCCCGGCTGCCGGTGCTGATCGGGGTGCTGGTCGCCCTGGCCGCGACGCCGTTCCTGCCGGCGGGCCTGCCGGTGCTGCTCGCGCTGGCGGGGGTGGTCGCGGGGATCGCGGCCAAGGAGCCCGAGCTGGAGGAGGCACGCTGA
- a CDS encoding cupin domain-containing protein: MPEPSDFVTHLGLQPLPVEGGRWAQSWRSETGSAIYYLLVAPESSAPHRLDRVEVYAHHAGAPAAMLLLHPDGSVERPVLGTDVAAGERPQVVVPAGTWQATVTCGAWSLLGTVVVPPYADDCVEFAAAADLALEYPEAAADLRKF, encoded by the coding sequence ATGCCGGAGCCATCGGATTTCGTCACCCACCTGGGCCTCCAGCCGTTGCCCGTCGAAGGCGGGCGGTGGGCGCAGAGCTGGCGGTCGGAGACCGGCTCGGCGATCTACTACCTGCTCGTCGCGCCGGAGTCCTCCGCCCCGCACCGCCTGGACCGGGTCGAGGTCTACGCCCACCACGCCGGCGCGCCCGCGGCGATGCTGCTGCTGCACCCCGACGGCTCGGTCGAGCGGCCGGTGCTGGGGACCGACGTCGCCGCCGGGGAACGCCCGCAGGTCGTGGTGCCGGCCGGGACGTGGCAGGCCACCGTCACGTGCGGCGCGTGGAGCCTGCTGGGCACGGTCGTGGTGCCGCCCTACGCCGACGACTGCGTGGAGTTCGCGGCCGCGGCCGACCTGGCGCTGGAGTACCCGGAAGCGGCCGCCGACCTGCGGAAGTTCTAG
- the ruvC gene encoding crossover junction endodeoxyribonuclease RuvC, whose protein sequence is MRVLGVDPGLTRCGLGVVDGGKGRAVRCVAVDVVRTPADADLAHRLLGISDEVERWMDKYRPAAVAVERVFAQHNVRTAMGTAQAGGVVALAAARRGLPVVFHTPSEVKAAVSGSGRADKAQVTAMVMRLLNLEVAPHPADAADALALAICHLWREPMRARLAEAEARAAEMARTHKARLAAAAKQAKQAKNPGAAR, encoded by the coding sequence GTGCGCGTGCTCGGGGTCGACCCCGGTCTGACCAGGTGCGGCCTGGGGGTGGTCGACGGCGGCAAGGGCCGGGCCGTCCGCTGCGTCGCCGTCGACGTCGTGCGGACGCCGGCGGACGCCGACCTGGCGCACCGCCTGCTCGGCATCTCCGACGAGGTCGAGCGGTGGATGGACAAGTACAGGCCGGCCGCGGTCGCCGTCGAACGCGTCTTCGCCCAGCACAACGTCCGCACCGCGATGGGCACCGCGCAGGCCGGTGGCGTGGTCGCGCTCGCCGCCGCCCGCCGGGGCCTGCCGGTCGTGTTCCACACCCCGAGCGAGGTCAAGGCCGCCGTCAGCGGGTCCGGCCGGGCCGACAAGGCGCAGGTCACGGCCATGGTGATGCGCCTGCTCAACCTCGAGGTCGCCCCGCACCCGGCCGACGCCGCGGACGCCCTCGCCCTGGCCATCTGCCACCTCTGGCGGGAGCCGATGCGGGCCCGGCTCGCCGAGGCCGAAGCCCGCGCGGCCGAGATGGCCCGCACGCACAAAGCCCGCCTCGCCGCGGCGGCGAAACAGGCGAAACAAGCGAAGAACCCAGGAGCAGCACGATGA